A part of Candidatus Electrothrix aestuarii genomic DNA contains:
- a CDS encoding AAA family ATPase, which translates to MVANSSKILILGSNVKITNLPVKEVSLLQEGSLPAYGYNPGDNIDLLAGPVTVEKGRLEQCLTWLNSYLAESGLTPQIESLSYGSEKQVYQIFKRQKKGSEADHDGWFMVSQLLPSEERLRKSSAFVLSEYECTTVGNNTGMVLIDDSGAPPQVCDDMIALNPDMWCIAMGISVAHWQQWAQRLGKRFTLFCRLSDLETTRMEMDSAVTWESIVAMCLRALKTSEVGLWDPLNNRFLCHIVVEMFPHAILYVGPGGTFFRYRKGMLPKKSSSKKRGSVPCYDTMVTAMLTMNIFRFNCLDFCRNCFFAFSKQVLTNWKILNDNGYHFDNQLKLPELDFGSVCPADWPCSVSECGEARGGRMRFTWQDHISHGSCQENCPCASQEMIRKDPNFVELPHSSTEFEKNLALVASQAWGEEKKKALRSFFHRDYESYCNHQNDGVRYAGHIDTIISVLHYLKEEVNRGTGFDNLPMFQIGHLRTTDPAEIDPVIALRQVMDSYVSKESVLRPLCIGIFGPPGSGKSFAVKQVASEIARRYDGDPFDFFEFNLTQFASPEEINLAIDPVRASVARGRVPIAFWDEFDCRYNGDEFGYLRFFLPSMQDGVTYVHGIPYHIGRAIFVFAGGVKASWEGMEELLSPDNREQLKRSKTLKIPDFMSRLRVVLDIDGIEIPAHLLQDSATEDDLEELRRILHKRALIISHQMQTHWKKAARKSSGLLLRLLIGEYKFGARSIEAVIEASRAADRLVYGLPELIAPSAARIHANWRVELERRIDHVRKSAGLRAIW; encoded by the coding sequence ATGGTCGCCAATAGCTCGAAAATTCTCATCCTGGGTTCCAATGTCAAGATAACTAATCTTCCGGTCAAGGAAGTGAGTTTATTGCAGGAGGGGAGTCTGCCTGCCTATGGTTATAATCCAGGAGATAATATCGATCTTCTTGCCGGGCCTGTTACTGTTGAAAAGGGGCGCCTGGAGCAATGCCTGACCTGGCTCAATTCCTATCTTGCAGAGTCCGGTCTGACCCCTCAAATCGAATCACTTTCCTATGGGAGTGAGAAGCAGGTCTATCAAATTTTCAAGCGGCAAAAAAAAGGGAGCGAAGCCGACCATGATGGTTGGTTTATGGTGAGTCAACTGCTCCCCTCGGAAGAACGTTTGAGAAAGTCATCTGCCTTTGTGCTCAGCGAGTACGAGTGTACCACTGTGGGGAATAATACAGGGATGGTTTTGATAGATGATTCCGGTGCTCCTCCCCAGGTCTGCGATGATATGATAGCCTTAAATCCAGATATGTGGTGTATTGCAATGGGAATCTCTGTTGCCCACTGGCAGCAATGGGCCCAAAGGCTGGGCAAGCGTTTCACCCTCTTCTGTCGCCTCTCTGATCTGGAAACTACCCGTATGGAGATGGACTCTGCCGTCACTTGGGAAAGTATTGTGGCGATGTGTCTGCGTGCCCTGAAAACAAGTGAGGTAGGGCTCTGGGATCCATTGAATAATCGCTTTCTGTGTCATATTGTTGTTGAGATGTTTCCCCATGCCATTCTTTATGTTGGGCCAGGAGGAACCTTTTTTCGATATCGCAAAGGGATGCTTCCGAAAAAGAGTTCCTCCAAAAAGCGTGGCTCTGTTCCCTGTTATGATACGATGGTCACGGCCATGTTGACCATGAATATCTTTCGTTTCAATTGCCTGGATTTTTGTCGTAACTGCTTTTTTGCCTTTTCAAAGCAGGTCTTGACGAATTGGAAAATATTGAATGATAATGGCTATCATTTCGATAACCAACTGAAGCTCCCCGAACTTGATTTTGGGTCAGTATGCCCGGCAGACTGGCCATGCTCTGTCAGTGAGTGCGGTGAGGCACGTGGTGGTCGTATGCGATTTACCTGGCAAGATCATATTTCTCATGGCAGCTGTCAGGAGAACTGCCCTTGTGCCTCACAGGAGATGATCAGGAAAGATCCTAATTTTGTTGAGTTGCCTCATTCATCGACAGAATTTGAAAAAAATCTGGCCTTGGTGGCCAGTCAAGCCTGGGGGGAAGAAAAGAAAAAGGCTCTACGTTCCTTTTTTCATCGGGACTACGAATCCTATTGTAATCATCAAAACGATGGGGTTCGCTATGCAGGCCATATTGATACCATTATCTCGGTGCTGCATTACCTGAAGGAAGAAGTTAATCGAGGTACTGGTTTTGATAATCTGCCGATGTTTCAAATTGGCCATCTCCGAACCACTGACCCTGCGGAAATTGATCCGGTTATAGCACTGCGTCAGGTTATGGATTCCTATGTATCCAAGGAGTCTGTCTTACGCCCCCTGTGTATTGGTATTTTTGGTCCTCCGGGCTCAGGAAAATCCTTTGCCGTGAAACAAGTTGCCAGTGAAATTGCCCGTCGATATGATGGCGATCCATTTGACTTTTTTGAGTTTAATCTTACCCAATTTGCCAGTCCAGAGGAGATTAACTTAGCAATTGATCCGGTCAGAGCTTCGGTGGCACGAGGGAGGGTTCCCATCGCCTTTTGGGATGAGTTCGACTGTCGATACAACGGCGATGAATTCGGGTATTTGCGCTTTTTTCTCCCTTCAATGCAGGATGGCGTAACCTATGTTCATGGTATTCCTTATCATATTGGTAGGGCTATCTTTGTCTTTGCCGGTGGCGTCAAGGCAAGCTGGGAGGGAATGGAAGAACTGCTCTCACCAGATAACCGCGAGCAACTGAAAAGATCCAAGACCTTAAAAATACCGGATTTCATGAGTCGCCTCCGCGTTGTCCTGGATATTGATGGGATTGAGATACCTGCTCATTTATTGCAAGACTCTGCAACTGAGGATGACCTGGAAGAATTACGCAGAATTCTCCATAAACGCGCCTTGATTATCTCTCATCAGATGCAGACCCATTGGAAAAAGGCGGCCCGCAAAAGTTCAGGCCTGCTGCTTCGTCTGCTAATCGGTGAATATAAATTCGGGGCCCGCTCCATTGAGGCGGTGATCGAGGCAAGTCGGGCCGCTGACCGTCTGGTCTATGGCCTGCCGGAGTTGATTGCCCCATCTGCTGCCCGTATCCACGCGAATTGGCGTGTCGAGCTGGAGCGGAGGATTGATCATGTGCGCAAGTCCGCAGGGCTACGTGCGATCTGGTAA
- a CDS encoding PAS domain-containing protein, protein MIAARKKKIITFLVIGSLVTIILTSLFEVLLLHYLFVPRINKTIAVLSLVERGNLSARIPQAHSLDQLGSLMRHVNRMIAATERNTQLLQMVNKAGASFVTAENLEKLSELINQEVSNLQIYVEKPNNLAEKSQDNKKQALAPDPDQGFQLPSINCLNETEKEKGDEEKYLYPLLSMANSAFFRLQSWQQTREAEKKYRMLFSSAVEGIFSWTPDGRLEVANPSLAKMMGYESPQAMIEHFQEQNALRAD, encoded by the coding sequence GTGATCGCTGCCCGCAAAAAAAAAATCATAACATTCCTTGTTATCGGATCCCTTGTCACCATTATCCTGACCTCCTTATTTGAGGTCTTGCTTCTTCATTATCTTTTTGTTCCCCGCATTAATAAAACCATAGCGGTACTCAGTCTCGTGGAACGAGGCAATCTTTCTGCACGTATCCCCCAGGCTCACTCACTGGACCAACTCGGTAGCCTCATGCGCCATGTGAATAGGATGATCGCGGCAACCGAACGCAATACCCAGCTTCTGCAAATGGTCAATAAGGCTGGGGCTTCTTTTGTAACAGCAGAAAACCTGGAAAAACTTTCCGAGCTGATCAATCAAGAGGTAAGTAACCTTCAGATATATGTTGAGAAACCAAACAATCTTGCTGAAAAATCCCAGGATAACAAGAAACAAGCTTTGGCTCCTGATCCAGATCAGGGATTTCAGCTGCCTTCGATCAACTGCTTGAATGAAACAGAAAAAGAGAAGGGCGATGAGGAAAAATATCTCTACCCTCTTCTCAGCATGGCAAACAGTGCTTTTTTTCGCCTTCAGTCCTGGCAACAAACCAGAGAAGCAGAAAAAAAATACCGTATGCTTTTTTCTTCAGCCGTCGAAGGCATCTTCAGCTGGACCCCTGATGGAAGACTGGAAGTGGCTAATCCTTCTTTGGCGAAGATGATGGGATACGAAAGCCCGCAAGCTATGATTGAACATTTTCAAGAACAAAACGCCCTACGGGCGGATTAA
- a CDS encoding polyprenyl synthetase family protein — protein MFTIQQYLSDQRQIVEKGLERYIMPEEGSFSGHIESMRYSLFVGGKRIRPILCLAAGRASSNSPEIEEKLLPAACALECIHTYSLIHDDLPAMDNDDLRRGQPTCHKKFGEAEAILAGDGLLTYAFSLLSDPSLPGPAAAIRLQLIATLAHAAGSQGMVGGQYLDIASEEKKISFEQLRTIHRSKTGALITAAVRMGALGAQAEQGQLDCLTDYGNAVGLAFQIVDDLLDITATTEQLGKTAGTDAQQGKATYPAFFGEEKTRALAKEAVESAQDALASFDERAEPLRALAQYIFQRTY, from the coding sequence ATGTTTACTATCCAACAGTATCTCAGTGACCAACGCCAGATCGTGGAGAAGGGCTTGGAACGGTATATAATGCCGGAAGAGGGCTCCTTTTCTGGTCATATTGAGTCGATGCGCTATAGCCTTTTTGTCGGAGGGAAACGGATACGACCAATCCTCTGTCTTGCTGCCGGTCGTGCAAGCAGTAATTCTCCGGAGATTGAAGAAAAATTATTGCCAGCGGCCTGTGCCCTTGAATGCATCCATACCTATTCCCTCATTCATGATGATCTGCCTGCAATGGACAACGATGACCTCCGCCGGGGGCAACCCACCTGCCATAAAAAATTTGGGGAAGCAGAGGCAATCCTGGCTGGCGATGGCCTGCTGACCTATGCTTTTTCCCTGCTCAGCGACCCAAGTTTGCCAGGGCCAGCCGCAGCAATACGCCTCCAGCTTATAGCGACTCTGGCCCATGCCGCTGGTTCGCAAGGAATGGTGGGTGGGCAATACCTGGATATTGCCAGTGAAGAAAAGAAGATTTCCTTTGAACAACTCCGAACAATTCATCGTTCCAAAACCGGCGCATTGATCACCGCAGCCGTTCGAATGGGTGCTTTGGGCGCCCAGGCAGAGCAAGGTCAGCTTGATTGCCTGACAGATTATGGAAATGCGGTGGGGCTGGCCTTCCAGATTGTTGATGATCTGCTGGATATTACCGCCACAACAGAACAGTTGGGAAAAACTGCGGGTACTGATGCGCAGCAGGGCAAAGCGACCTATCCTGCCTTTTTTGGTGAGGAGAAGACCCGCGCTCTGGCAAAAGAAGCTGTAGAATCGGCCCAAGATGCCCTTGCCTCCTTTGATGAACGTGCTGAACCTCTGCGTGCTTTGGCTCAGTATATTTTCCAGAGAACATATTGA
- the aroC gene encoding chorismate synthase yields MAGSTFGTVFKVATWGESHGTALGAVIDGCPPGIDLSPEMIQEELERRRPGKGGATSPRNEPDMVQIMSGIFQPEGCAVPQTTGTPISLVIFNKDAHSKSYSHLQDVFRPGHGDLTYQKKYGIRDHRGGGRASARETAARVAVGAVAKQLLDQHGMSVQAYTVALGGIKAEQRDFSQIEQNRLFCPDNAAAERMEERIREVRSQGDTLGGIVEIRARCKVGLGEPVFDKLDAELARALMSIGAVKGVEIGSGFQAAEMLGSENNDPISPEGFLSNNAGGILAGVSNGEDIIVRVAVKPIPSIHKEQQTVNKANEPVSIKVGGRHDISAIPRIIPVCEAMVRLTLADHLLRQQAISFKD; encoded by the coding sequence ATGGCAGGAAGCACATTCGGTACAGTCTTCAAGGTGGCAACCTGGGGTGAATCACACGGCACCGCCCTTGGGGCCGTTATTGACGGTTGCCCTCCGGGGATTGACTTGAGCCCTGAAATGATTCAGGAGGAGCTGGAGCGTCGTCGCCCGGGAAAAGGTGGAGCGACCTCTCCACGCAACGAGCCGGACATGGTCCAGATTATGTCTGGAATCTTCCAGCCGGAAGGATGCGCTGTTCCTCAGACCACAGGCACTCCTATTTCTTTGGTGATCTTTAATAAAGACGCCCACTCCAAGTCTTATAGCCATTTACAGGATGTTTTTCGGCCCGGTCACGGAGATTTGACCTATCAAAAGAAATACGGCATCCGTGACCACCGAGGCGGTGGACGTGCCTCTGCCCGGGAAACAGCAGCCCGAGTCGCTGTCGGAGCGGTGGCGAAACAGCTTCTGGACCAACATGGAATGTCTGTGCAGGCCTATACTGTGGCCTTAGGTGGAATTAAAGCAGAGCAACGCGATTTCTCCCAGATTGAGCAAAACCGTCTTTTCTGCCCTGATAATGCAGCCGCAGAACGCATGGAAGAGCGGATCAGAGAGGTGCGTAGCCAAGGTGATACCCTGGGTGGAATCGTTGAAATCCGGGCTCGCTGTAAGGTTGGTCTGGGGGAACCGGTTTTTGATAAGCTGGATGCAGAGTTGGCCCGTGCCCTGATGTCCATCGGTGCTGTCAAGGGAGTGGAAATCGGCTCCGGCTTCCAAGCAGCTGAGATGCTGGGCTCAGAAAATAATGACCCTATCTCTCCTGAAGGATTTCTCAGTAATAATGCCGGTGGAATCCTGGCCGGTGTCAGCAATGGTGAGGATATCATTGTCCGCGTGGCGGTCAAGCCTATCCCCTCCATCCATAAAGAACAGCAAACCGTGAACAAGGCCAATGAGCCGGTGAGCATCAAGGTCGGCGGACGTCATGATATTTCTGCCATTCCCCGAATCATTCCGGTCTGCGAGGCAATGGTTCGCCTGACGCTTGCAGACCATCTTTTGCGTCAGCAGGCGATCTCGTTCAAAGATTAA
- a CDS encoding carbonic anhydrase family protein: MKKIMSAVTAALTLLAGNALASGGHWGYTGEGAPEHWGALDPAYALCASGVNQSPINLTDFIESELEPVSLNYTGLATEVVHNGHAIQADYTAGSTMTVNGKTFALKQFHFHTPSENQINGEQFPMEAHFVHADTDGNLAVIAVMYTVGEENAELKKIWQQMPTEAGKKVGMSSQVKAEHLMPENKEYYRFNGSLTTPPCTEGVLWMVMKNPVSVSEEQVKQLAEALEHPNNRPVQPVNARPVLQ, encoded by the coding sequence ATGAAAAAGATAATGTCAGCTGTCACGGCAGCGCTGACTTTACTGGCAGGAAATGCCTTGGCCTCCGGTGGACACTGGGGATATACCGGTGAAGGTGCTCCAGAGCATTGGGGGGCATTGGACCCTGCTTATGCGCTCTGTGCCTCCGGGGTAAATCAGTCACCAATCAATTTGACTGACTTTATTGAGTCTGAGTTAGAGCCTGTCAGCTTGAACTATACTGGCCTGGCGACAGAAGTGGTGCATAACGGGCATGCTATCCAAGCCGATTACACGGCGGGCTCAACCATGACTGTGAACGGAAAGACCTTTGCGCTGAAGCAATTTCATTTCCATACTCCCAGTGAAAACCAAATTAACGGCGAGCAATTCCCTATGGAAGCCCATTTTGTCCATGCCGATACAGACGGTAACCTTGCTGTTATCGCGGTGATGTACACTGTTGGCGAGGAAAATGCTGAGCTGAAAAAGATCTGGCAACAGATGCCGACTGAGGCTGGCAAAAAGGTGGGAATGTCCTCTCAGGTCAAGGCTGAGCATCTGATGCCGGAGAATAAAGAGTATTACCGTTTTAATGGCTCGCTGACCACACCGCCCTGTACCGAGGGGGTACTCTGGATGGTTATGAAAAATCCGGTTTCCGTTTCAGAAGAGCAGGTCAAGCAACTTGCCGAGGCTCTGGAGCATCCCAATAATCGTCCGGTGCAGCCGGTCAATGCTCGTCCGGTTTTGCAGTAA
- a CDS encoding DUF882 domain-containing protein gives MNRRSFLALGAKAAVGICLAQAAPAWANIPTSLSERSQKTRSLSFYHTHTRERLDITYAKAGEYDPKALARINTYLRDFRTAEVHTIDPDVLDILWTIQQKMCCNSTYEIISGYRSPKTNQLLRQRSNGVAKRSLHMQGKAIDIRITGEKTKTVRDCAVSLKSGGVGYYAKSNFVHIDTGRVRTW, from the coding sequence ATGAATAGACGCTCTTTTCTTGCCTTGGGAGCAAAGGCCGCTGTCGGAATTTGTCTTGCCCAGGCTGCGCCAGCTTGGGCTAATATCCCCACCTCTCTCTCTGAACGTTCCCAAAAAACGCGGAGCCTGTCCTTTTATCATACCCACACCCGCGAACGGCTCGATATTACGTATGCAAAAGCAGGAGAGTATGACCCAAAGGCCTTAGCCCGAATAAACACCTATCTTCGAGACTTCCGTACCGCAGAAGTTCACACCATTGATCCTGACGTTCTCGATATTCTCTGGACCATACAGCAAAAGATGTGCTGCAATAGCACATATGAAATCATTTCCGGTTACCGTTCCCCAAAAACAAATCAACTGTTACGCCAAAGAAGTAACGGTGTAGCAAAACGGAGCCTGCATATGCAGGGAAAGGCTATTGACATCCGCATTACTGGCGAAAAAACCAAGACTGTCCGGGATTGTGCGGTCTCTCTCAAATCCGGCGGGGTAGGATATTACGCCAAATCAAATTTTGTCCATATCGATACCGGTCGTGTCCGTACCTGGTAA
- a CDS encoding transposase — MLTEIKASLPQTKENVRFIDYLFKSQRNGFYVNGKSKMTSARHAARYIGRYMARPALAEHKITNYDGEEVTFWYIDHKTEVKVTEAIPAKEFIQRLIDHIPLKGFKMVRHYGLYSRRTKTIAIEILMDCKRFIQKTFEFMKSDSRSLSWRERLVQSFGKDPLTCPNCKEKMFLWRIWHPDYGDIFDLSRDGPFVESKSKQECNKRNSSGRQVKWIPQLLPF, encoded by the coding sequence TTGCTGACTGAAATAAAGGCTAGCTTGCCGCAAACAAAAGAAAATGTAAGATTCATAGATTACCTGTTTAAAAGCCAACGTAATGGTTTTTATGTAAATGGTAAAAGCAAGATGACATCAGCAAGACATGCAGCTCGATATATTGGTCGCTATATGGCTCGTCCAGCATTGGCAGAGCACAAGATAACGAATTACGATGGTGAGGAAGTAACATTTTGGTATATTGATCATAAAACAGAAGTTAAAGTTACCGAAGCGATTCCAGCCAAAGAGTTCATACAACGATTAATTGACCATATCCCGCTAAAGGGATTCAAGATGGTCCGCCATTATGGGTTATATTCTCGACGTACAAAAACAATCGCGATAGAGATTTTGATGGACTGTAAACGTTTTATCCAGAAGACTTTTGAATTCATGAAAAGTGATTCAAGGTCATTGAGCTGGAGAGAGCGTCTAGTACAGAGTTTCGGGAAAGATCCGTTAACATGTCCAAACTGTAAAGAAAAAATGTTTTTATGGCGGATTTGGCATCCTGACTATGGAGATATCTTTGATCTGAGCAGAGACGGACCTTTTGTGGAAAGCAAGAGTAAACAAGAATGCAACAAGAGAAACTCTTCGGGTCGGCAGGTTAAGTGGATACCGCAATTGCTTCCGTTTTAA
- the gap gene encoding type I glyceraldehyde-3-phosphate dehydrogenase, with translation MSVKIGINGFGRIGRNIFRALSEDEAFAGIEVVGINDLTDNKTIAHLLKYDSVMGVSRSDIKSSDEGIIVDGREIPVTSHRSPADIPWKEMGAEYVLECTGLFRDLETAGGHIDAGASKVIISAPAKGGVKTFVMGVNEDEYDPTEHHIVSNASCTTNCLAPVAQVILNNFGIKQGLMTTVHAYTGDQRLLDFPHSDLRRARAAAMSMIPTKTGAASAVALVIPELKNKFDGLAVRVPTPDVSLVDVVIEVERETTVTEVNKALQEADGRFLRYCDEPLVSIDFQGDPHSSIVDSLCTRVLGTTVKIMTWYDNEWGYSNRMLDLVLHMETNKPL, from the coding sequence ATGAGCGTAAAGATAGGTATTAACGGATTTGGGCGCATCGGAAGAAATATCTTTCGGGCCCTTAGTGAAGATGAGGCCTTTGCAGGTATTGAAGTTGTCGGGATCAATGATCTCACTGATAACAAGACCATTGCCCATTTATTGAAATACGATTCGGTTATGGGCGTGAGCCGGTCCGATATCAAGAGCAGTGACGAGGGTATTATTGTTGATGGTCGGGAAATCCCGGTCACCAGCCATCGCAGCCCGGCAGATATTCCCTGGAAGGAAATGGGTGCGGAGTACGTTCTCGAATGTACAGGACTTTTCCGGGACCTGGAAACAGCAGGTGGTCATATTGATGCTGGTGCTTCCAAGGTGATTATCTCCGCGCCAGCCAAGGGGGGGGTCAAGACCTTTGTTATGGGCGTTAATGAGGATGAGTACGATCCCACAGAGCATCATATTGTTTCCAATGCCTCCTGTACCACCAACTGTCTTGCACCTGTAGCCCAGGTTATCCTCAATAATTTTGGCATTAAACAGGGACTGATGACCACGGTGCATGCCTATACCGGTGATCAGCGTTTGCTGGATTTCCCGCACTCTGACCTGCGTCGGGCCCGGGCCGCTGCCATGTCCATGATCCCCACCAAGACCGGTGCTGCCTCAGCTGTGGCCCTGGTTATTCCAGAGCTGAAAAACAAATTTGACGGACTGGCTGTCCGGGTTCCCACCCCTGATGTCTCCCTGGTGGACGTGGTTATAGAAGTTGAACGCGAGACCACTGTCACCGAGGTCAATAAGGCCCTTCAGGAGGCAGATGGACGTTTCCTCCGCTATTGCGATGAGCCCTTGGTCTCCATTGACTTTCAGGGCGATCCCCATTCTTCCATCGTTGATAGTCTCTGTACCCGCGTTTTGGGTACCACCGTCAAGATCATGACCTGGTATGACAACGAGTGGGGGTACTCCAACCGGATGCTGGATCTGGTCCTGCACATGGAAACAAATAAGCCATTATAA
- a CDS encoding glycogen/starch synthase, translated as MENINKILMVTREYDGVAGAGGVKDVCRQLSEALVHHAGCDVRVVLPCYGFIDPPALGFERMQVPCREDSVKMTTVFDVDMNYPDKERRESVSLWMKKEQGVVLYLLDSLRFAEKQAVYTYTSVEEEEKSWQKAGTGHFDFFAMNVLLQKAALDLMILLDLRPDIIHCHDGHAAILPAMLWEHSGYRHFFCQTGTVVTVHNAGLGYHQDVDDLEFAKAITGLPGSVIRSGLFNDAFNPFVAAAGYAQVNTVSENYARELQETDEDSRTGWLGHKLLKKGVDLVGITNGVNPEDFNPTQGTQKGLAGDFNPETGELDGKRSCKEEILRACRENGEWTTVKQYGSLGERLDSPLFTFIGRLTAQKGVDILLQAVSLLITTDFQLLVLGSGDRVVEQKLQDLAEDDTFRGQICFLKGYDPDLALKIYAAGDFFLIPSLYEPCGLTDYIAQLYGNLPIVHQVGGLVKVLDGETGFAYQGHTPEALAETMRKTLGIYQDAPDQLAEMRRAAVENIRRHHSWQHVMEDYLSLYQKAL; from the coding sequence GTGGAAAATATCAATAAAATTTTGATGGTTACCCGCGAGTATGACGGAGTGGCTGGGGCCGGAGGCGTCAAGGATGTCTGTCGACAGCTGTCAGAGGCCTTGGTACACCATGCCGGTTGTGACGTGCGGGTGGTCTTGCCCTGCTATGGATTTATTGATCCTCCTGCCCTTGGTTTCGAACGGATGCAGGTCCCTTGCCGTGAGGACTCCGTAAAAATGACCACGGTTTTTGACGTGGACATGAATTATCCTGACAAAGAGCGGAGAGAGTCCGTGTCTCTCTGGATGAAAAAAGAGCAGGGAGTCGTCCTGTACCTGTTGGATTCTTTGCGTTTTGCCGAAAAACAGGCTGTCTATACCTATACTTCGGTAGAGGAGGAAGAAAAAAGCTGGCAAAAGGCCGGGACTGGTCATTTTGATTTTTTTGCCATGAACGTCCTGCTCCAGAAAGCTGCTCTGGACCTGATGATCCTCCTGGACCTGCGCCCGGATATTATCCATTGCCATGACGGCCATGCAGCCATCCTGCCAGCCATGCTCTGGGAACATAGCGGATACCGCCACTTCTTTTGCCAGACCGGAACCGTGGTCACTGTACATAATGCCGGGCTTGGTTATCACCAGGACGTGGATGATCTGGAGTTTGCCAAGGCGATCACCGGACTGCCCGGCTCTGTGATTCGCTCCGGTCTGTTTAATGATGCCTTTAACCCCTTTGTCGCAGCTGCTGGCTATGCCCAGGTGAACACGGTGAGCGAGAATTATGCCCGTGAACTCCAGGAAACCGATGAAGATAGTCGGACCGGTTGGCTTGGTCACAAGCTCTTGAAAAAGGGTGTTGATTTAGTCGGAATAACCAATGGAGTGAATCCAGAGGATTTTAATCCTACCCAAGGAACGCAGAAGGGGTTGGCTGGCGATTTTAACCCGGAGACAGGAGAACTGGACGGCAAGAGATCCTGCAAGGAAGAAATACTACGCGCGTGTCGGGAAAACGGGGAGTGGACAACAGTCAAACAGTATGGCTCTTTAGGGGAGAGATTGGATTCCCCGTTATTTACCTTTATCGGTCGACTGACAGCGCAAAAGGGTGTGGATATTCTTTTACAGGCTGTTTCGCTGCTGATTACTACGGATTTTCAGCTCCTCGTACTTGGAAGCGGTGATCGAGTCGTAGAGCAAAAGTTGCAAGATTTGGCAGAGGATGATACCTTTCGAGGACAGATCTGTTTTCTGAAAGGGTATGATCCAGATTTGGCCCTGAAAATTTACGCAGCCGGGGATTTTTTTCTTATCCCCTCTTTGTACGAACCCTGTGGCCTGACGGATTACATTGCCCAACTTTACGGCAATCTTCCCATTGTCCATCAGGTCGGTGGACTGGTGAAGGTATTAGATGGAGAAACCGGCTTTGCTTATCAGGGACATACACCAGAGGCTCTTGCAGAGACCATGCGCAAGACCCTGGGAATATACCAGGATGCACCGGATCAGCTGGCCGAGATGCGAAGGGCTGCTGTGGAAAATATCCGCAGGCATCATAGCTGGCAGCATGTGATGGAAGATTACCTCTCGCTCTATCAAAAGGCCTTGTAA